One genomic region from Panthera uncia isolate 11264 unplaced genomic scaffold, Puncia_PCG_1.0 HiC_scaffold_1447, whole genome shotgun sequence encodes:
- the LOC125917064 gene encoding atypical chemokine receptor 3 isoform X2, translating to MQTVFVRSYSLLETALDCFQSQMHGRYPHDQRLSCGRLLPALGTMDLHLFDYSEPGNFSDVSWPCNGSDCIVVDTVLCPHMPNKSLLLYTLAFVHIFIFVIGMIANSVVVWVTIQAKTTGYDTHCYVLNLAVADLWVVVTIPVWVVSLVQHNQWPMGELTCKITHLIFSINLFGSIFFLTCMSVDRYLSLTYFAGTSSRRKKAVRRTVCALVWLLAFCVSLPDTYYLKTVTSASNNETYCRSFYPEHSVKEWLISMELVSVVLGFAVPSCVIAVFYCLLARAISASGDQEKQTGRKIIFSYVVVFLVCWLPYHVVVLLDIFSILHYLPFTCQLENFLFTALHVTQCLSLVHCCVNPVLYSFINRNYRYELMKAFIFKYSAKTGLTKLIDASRVSETEYSALEQNTK from the exons ATGCAGACTGTCTTTGTCAGATCATATTCTCTTCTGGAAACGGCCCTTGATTGTTTCCAAAGCCAAATGCACGGAAGATACCCGCATGACCAGAGGCTAAGCTGTG GCCGTCTGCTTCCTGCTCTCGGCACCATGGATCTGCACCTCTTCGACTACTCGGAACCGGGGAACTTCTCCGACGTCAGCTGGCCGTGCAACGGCAGCGACTGCATCGTCGTGGACACGGTGCTGTGCCCCCACATGCCCAACAAAAGCCTTCTGCTGTACACGCTGGCCTTCGTCCACATCTTCATCTTCGTGATCGGCATGATCGCCAACTCCGTGGTGGTCTGGGTCACCATCCAGGCCAAGACCACCGGCTACGACACGCACTGCTACGTCCTCAACCTGGCCGTCGCCGACCTGTGGGTGGTGGTCACCATCCCCGTCTGGGTGGTCAGCCTCGTGCAGCACAACCAGTGGCCCATGGGGGAGCTCACGTGCAAGATCACGCACCTCATCTTCTCCATCAACCTGTTCGGCAGCATCTTCTTCCTGACGTGCATGAGCGTGGACCGCTACCTGTCCCTCACCTACTTCGCCGGCACGTCGAGCCGCAGGAAGAAGGCGGTGCGCCGCACCGTCTGCGCCCTGGTGTGGCTGCTGGCCTTCTGCGTGTCCCTGCCCGACACCTACTACCTGAAGACCGTCACGTCGGCGTCCAACAACGAGACCTACTGCCGCTCCTTCTACCCCGAGCACAGCGTCAAGGAGTGGCTCATCAGCATGGAGCTGGTCTCCGTCGTGCTGGGCTTCGCCGTCCCCTCCTGCGTCATCGCCGTCTTCTACTGCCTGCTGGCCCGAGCCATCTCGGCGTCCGGCGACCAGGAGAAGCAGACGGGCCGCAAGATCATCTTCTCCTACGTGGTGGTCTTCCTCGTGTGCTGGCTCCCCTACCACGTGGTGGTGCTCCTGGACATCTTCTCCATCCTCCACTACCTGCCCTTCACCTGCCAGCTGGAGAACTTCCTGTTCACGGCCCTGCACGTCACACAGTGCCTGTCCCTGGTGCACTGCTGCGTCAACCCCGTGCTCTACAGTTTCATCAACCGTAACTACAGGTACGAGCTGATGAAGGCCTTCATCTTTAAGTACTCGGCCAAAACGGGCCTCACCAAACTCATCGACGCCTCCAGAGTGTCTGAGACGGAGTACTCGGCCTTGGAGCAGAACACCAAGTGA
- the LOC125917064 gene encoding atypical chemokine receptor 3 isoform X1 — protein sequence MDLHLFDYSEPGNFSDVSWPCNGSDCIVVDTVLCPHMPNKSLLLYTLAFVHIFIFVIGMIANSVVVWVTIQAKTTGYDTHCYVLNLAVADLWVVVTIPVWVVSLVQHNQWPMGELTCKITHLIFSINLFGSIFFLTCMSVDRYLSLTYFAGTSSRRKKAVRRTVCALVWLLAFCVSLPDTYYLKTVTSASNNETYCRSFYPEHSVKEWLISMELVSVVLGFAVPSCVIAVFYCLLARAISASGDQEKQTGRKIIFSYVVVFLVCWLPYHVVVLLDIFSILHYLPFTCQLENFLFTALHVTQCLSLVHCCVNPVLYSFINRNYRYELMKAFIFKYSAKTGLTKLIDASRVSETEYSALEQNTK from the coding sequence ATGGATCTGCACCTCTTCGACTACTCGGAACCGGGGAACTTCTCCGACGTCAGCTGGCCGTGCAACGGCAGCGACTGCATCGTCGTGGACACGGTGCTGTGCCCCCACATGCCCAACAAAAGCCTTCTGCTGTACACGCTGGCCTTCGTCCACATCTTCATCTTCGTGATCGGCATGATCGCCAACTCCGTGGTGGTCTGGGTCACCATCCAGGCCAAGACCACCGGCTACGACACGCACTGCTACGTCCTCAACCTGGCCGTCGCCGACCTGTGGGTGGTGGTCACCATCCCCGTCTGGGTGGTCAGCCTCGTGCAGCACAACCAGTGGCCCATGGGGGAGCTCACGTGCAAGATCACGCACCTCATCTTCTCCATCAACCTGTTCGGCAGCATCTTCTTCCTGACGTGCATGAGCGTGGACCGCTACCTGTCCCTCACCTACTTCGCCGGCACGTCGAGCCGCAGGAAGAAGGCGGTGCGCCGCACCGTCTGCGCCCTGGTGTGGCTGCTGGCCTTCTGCGTGTCCCTGCCCGACACCTACTACCTGAAGACCGTCACGTCGGCGTCCAACAACGAGACCTACTGCCGCTCCTTCTACCCCGAGCACAGCGTCAAGGAGTGGCTCATCAGCATGGAGCTGGTCTCCGTCGTGCTGGGCTTCGCCGTCCCCTCCTGCGTCATCGCCGTCTTCTACTGCCTGCTGGCCCGAGCCATCTCGGCGTCCGGCGACCAGGAGAAGCAGACGGGCCGCAAGATCATCTTCTCCTACGTGGTGGTCTTCCTCGTGTGCTGGCTCCCCTACCACGTGGTGGTGCTCCTGGACATCTTCTCCATCCTCCACTACCTGCCCTTCACCTGCCAGCTGGAGAACTTCCTGTTCACGGCCCTGCACGTCACACAGTGCCTGTCCCTGGTGCACTGCTGCGTCAACCCCGTGCTCTACAGTTTCATCAACCGTAACTACAGGTACGAGCTGATGAAGGCCTTCATCTTTAAGTACTCGGCCAAAACGGGCCTCACCAAACTCATCGACGCCTCCAGAGTGTCTGAGACGGAGTACTCGGCCTTGGAGCAGAACACCAAGTGA